In Pseudomonas fluorescens NCIMB 11764, a single window of DNA contains:
- the carA gene encoding glutamine-hydrolyzing carbamoyl-phosphate synthase small subunit encodes MTKPAILALADGSIFRGEAIGADGQTVGEVVFNTAMTGYQEILTDPSYAQQIVTLTYPHIGNTGTTPEDAESDRVWSAGLVIRDLPLVASNWRNTMSLSDYLKANNVVAIAGIDTRRLTRILREKGAQNGCIMAGDNISEEAAIAAAQGFPGLKGMDLAKVVSTKETYEWRSTVWDLKTDSHATIDASELPYHVVAYDYGVKLNILRMLVARGCRVTVVPAQTPAADVLAMKPDGVFLSNGPGDPEPCDYAIQAIKDVLETEIPVFGICLGHQLLALASGAKTLKMGHGHHGANHPVQDLDTGVVMITSQNHGFAVDEATLPANVRAIHKSLFDGTLQGIERTDKSAFSFQGHPEASPGPNDVAPLFDRFINEMAKRR; translated from the coding sequence TTGACTAAGCCAGCCATACTCGCCCTTGCTGATGGCAGCATTTTTCGCGGCGAAGCCATTGGAGCCGACGGTCAAACCGTTGGTGAGGTGGTGTTTAACACCGCAATGACCGGCTATCAGGAAATCCTTACCGATCCTTCCTACGCCCAACAGATCGTTACCCTGACTTACCCGCACATCGGCAACACCGGCACCACGCCGGAAGACGCCGAGTCCGACCGCGTCTGGTCCGCTGGCCTGGTTATCCGTGACCTGCCACTGGTTGCGAGCAACTGGCGTAACACGATGTCCCTGTCCGACTACCTGAAAGCCAACAACGTTGTGGCCATCGCCGGTATCGACACCCGCCGTCTGACACGCATCCTGCGTGAAAAAGGCGCACAGAACGGCTGCATCATGGCCGGTGACAACATTTCCGAAGAAGCGGCCATCGCCGCTGCCCAAGGCTTCCCTGGCCTCAAGGGCATGGACCTGGCGAAAGTTGTCAGCACCAAGGAAACCTACGAGTGGCGCTCGACTGTCTGGGACCTGAAAACCGACAGCCACGCGACCATCGATGCCTCCGAGCTGCCATACCACGTGGTTGCCTACGACTACGGCGTCAAGCTGAACATCCTGCGCATGCTGGTCGCGCGCGGTTGCCGCGTCACCGTGGTGCCGGCGCAAACACCTGCCGCTGATGTGCTGGCGATGAAGCCGGACGGCGTGTTCCTGTCCAACGGTCCTGGTGATCCGGAGCCTTGCGACTACGCGATCCAGGCGATCAAGGACGTACTGGAAACCGAAATCCCGGTGTTCGGTATCTGCCTCGGTCACCAGCTGCTGGCCCTGGCTTCCGGCGCCAAGACCTTGAAAATGGGTCATGGCCACCACGGCGCCAATCACCCGGTCCAGGACCTGGACACCGGCGTGGTGATGATTACCAGCCAGAACCACGGTTTTGCGGTAGACGAAGCGACCCTGCCCGCCAACGTCCGCGCGATTCACAAGTCGCTGTTCGACGGCACCCTGCAAGGGATCGAGCGTACCGACAAGAGCGCCTTCAGCTTCCAGGGTCACCCGGAAGCCAGCCCTGGCCCGAACGACGTAGCGCCTCTGTTCGATCGCTTCATCAACGAAATGGCCAAGCGACGCTGA